In Daphnia magna isolate NIES linkage group LG5, ASM2063170v1.1, whole genome shotgun sequence, a single genomic region encodes these proteins:
- the LOC123472393 gene encoding uncharacterized protein LOC123472393, producing the protein MDELASLLGPSEVCYISQDDKARVAIGITAANVQAPMLMHMQYRVKLPDHDWVVAAGHKLIPSVYAGIAVDRNGLGMPGAVGYSGPTYVAIRSGKHCSSTALSHCMDFERLLNLPEFNSITKCSDERVKPIVMFSVDGGPDENPRYNKVIEVAIGENGVNLDTGHIGQRP; encoded by the exons ATGGATGAACTTGCATCTCTTTTGGGACCGTCAGAAGTGTGCTACATCTCTCAAGACGACAAAGCAAG agtGGCTATAGGGATAACGGCAGCAAATGTACAGGCCCCTATGCTTATGCACATGCAGTATCGGGTAAAACTTCCGGACCATGATTGGGTTGTCGCAGCTGGGCACAAGCTCATCCCATCTGTATATGCAGGCATAGCTGTTGACAGAAATGGCCTAGGAATGCCCGGTGCTGTCGGATATTCAGGTCCAACTTATGTCGCCATTCGCTCCGGCAAACATTGTTCTTCAACTGCTTTAAGTCATTGTATGGACTTTGAACGATTACTGAACCTCCCTGAATTCAACTCTATAACAAAATGTTCAGATGAGAGAGTGAAGCCGATTGTTATGTTCTCAG TTGATGGGGGTCCTGACGAAAATCCTCGTTACAACAAAGTAATTGAAGTTGCaataggggagaacggggtcaacttggacacgggtcatattggacaaagaccctaa
- the LOC116936658 gene encoding uncharacterized protein LOC116936658, which yields MASSLKAPEPFSFSTTDLAAQWSVWVRQFKWYVVATNSPANPPDEETLVGVLITLLGSEGLKIYDTFAFTPETDSRKIAPVLAKFTDHFEPCRSEVFERFKFLRRQQLASETFDTWLTELRGLVRTCGYGVNTDSVLRDQIVLGIADPLVREKLLFEKDLLIVKACEIVRACESAKLQQTQINTPAVESAHAVQSRQSGRKPDRKPGSQSSAGGTSEQRVPANQRQSAANYSSEGQFISCSDCGRRHKKGQCRVDSVECFRCGVMGHYANRCPSRNARQVAPQNNASSQPPPPGRVHTLEEQQQWVGNVDQGGTAMVYPPYPPYPPSHPSLFGEDYFVSHMLKSSVKGSEWYQKLSLDGVEVNFKLDSGATCNILPYEFYSRLPKQCQRLRPGPTVRSYGAKGGFLKVLGLHTAKVEHRSTVFVTDFVVVEEPGQPAILGLRTCEELKLIQRIDSLHSAVSTQQPPIVHEFLDVFTGIGKLPVEYDIKLLSGANKVDPVICAAGRLPFKLEERVYKKLEEMVTEGIITPVQEPTEWVSRMMVVGKPDGDVRICLDPSELNKAIQRQHFSVPTVEQLFSKLSKARYFCSLDAASGFYQIPLTNEASYLCTMATPKGRYRYLRLPFGLKSAPEVYLQTMSDFFGDLNGVFIYFDDFLVTGETKEELQVNLRAVLVRCRLHNLKLQLKKCRFFLQELPWLGHIIGQGTLKPDPCKIDAIVEMPDPSGPADLIRLLGMVTYLDKFCKDLAGLTRPLRDLLKADAAWVWEEPQKKSLADLKIALSSLPVLRLFNHSLPVVVSVDASPIGIGAVLLQSGQPIAYSSTSLTITQKRYFQIEKELLAVQFGLMRFRQYVYGQSVIVETDHKPLVGLLDKPIASCSPRIQRMRLQLQRFDFKLVYKPGKDLFIADTLSRAPSPRLFQDDTTQGCEEQVHAVLDCVIPYSTTREKFAAATAADPTLMLVKEVLVRGWPEHKTQCPVAAKPFWAVRHNLAEVDGLLLNGERLVIPLSLRQEILKGIHDGHFGEVKCVLRARSAVYWPGCDEQIRNMVASCSTCQEHRHKNPAQPLHPVKLPTHAFQLVSADLFFFNGVNYILVVDAYSKWPAAVPLRSLSCAASIAEMERIFSDFGYPEEVMTDNGSQFDCAEFRAYCVTHNIRSVSSSPCYPQSNGLVERHIQTVKRTILKMFSDGRSLWESLAAIRSTPVSSDLPSPAVLLQGRNLRGVLPFLPNRLVPQFIPAALVHEQLQKRQAKAAFHHGGRPDIRGSALLVGQRVRALVYGAWLPGSILSVCKEPDSYVVALSDGRVFRRTRRDININNSTTAGFGIRLPSNFRDTLITDRPRGVAPQVAAVPATPNFASRGGMMEALPSTRAPEESTPSRRSVESPAVTVSGPAPPVASSTNQPTPVVAITPVRGFTRSGRPYLKP from the coding sequence ATGGCGTCGTCATTAAAAGCACCGGAGCCTTTTTCGTTCAGTACCACTGACTTGGCTGCTCAGTGGAGCGTGTGGGTACGACAATTTAAGTGGTATGTTGTAGCAACGAACTCGCCTGCTAATCCACCTGATGAAGAAACGTTGGTGGGTGTCCTAATTACTTTACTTGGCAGCGAGGGTCTGAAGATTTACGACACCTTTGCCTTCACACCAGAAACTGATTCTAGAAAAATCGCTCCTGTGCTGGCCAAATTCACAGATCATTTTGAACCATGTCGCAGTGAGGTGTTTGAgagatttaaatttttgagACGTCAGCAACTTGCTAGTGAAACGTTTGACACGTGGCTAACTGAATTACGAGGACTGGTGAGGACGTGTGGGTACGGCGTTAATACTGATTCAGTATTACGTGACCAGATTGTGTTGGGGATTGCTGACCCGTTGGTTCGTGAAAAATTGCTTTTTGAAAAAGACTTGCTGATCGTCAAAGCGTGTGAAATCGTTCGAGCGTGTGAGTCAGCAAAGTTGCAACAAACACAGATCAACACTCCGGCAGTAGAGTCTGCCCATGCTGTCCAATCTCGACAATCCGGCCGGAAACCAGATCGAAAACCGGGTTCACAATCATCAGCAGGTGGTACATCCGAACAACGCGTTCCAGCAAATCAAAGACAATCAGCAGCTAATTATTCGTCAGAAGGTCAGTTTATTTCGTGCAGTGATTGTGGAAGGCGACATAAAAAAGGTCAATGCCGTGTGGACAGCGTTGAGTGTTTCCGTTGCGGTGTAATGGGCCATTACGCAAACCGTTGTCCTTCCAGAAATGCACGTCAGGTGGCACCTCAGAACAACGCGTCTTCACAGCCACCTCCCCCAGGCAGAGTACACACACTTGAAGAACAACAGCAGTGGGTTGGTAATGTTGATCAAGGCGGTACAGCCATGGTATATCCACCATATCCGCCATATCCGCCATCCCATCCTTCCCTGTTTGGAGAAGATTACTTTGTGAGTCATATGCTCAAGTCAAGTGTAAAAGGGAGCGAGTGGTATCAAAAATTGTCGCTGGATGGCGTGGAAGTCAACTTTAAACTAGATTCGGGAGCGACATGCAACATTCTGCCCTACGAGTTCTACAGTCGTCTACCTAAACAGTGCCAACGTCTACGCCCTGGTCCGACTGTCCGCAGCTACGGAGCAAAAGGTGGATTTCTCAAAGTACTGGGTCTGCACACGGCAAAGGTAGAACATCGAAGCACTGTTTTCGTCaccgactttgttgttgtcgaaGAACCGGGCCAGCCAGCAATTTTGGGCTTACGAACGTGTGAAGAACTCAAGCTCATTCAACGGATTGATTCACTGCATTCTGCGGTCTCTACACAACAGCCACCTATAGTGCACGAGTTCTTAGATGTCTTCACTGGCATAGGTAAATTACCTGTTGAATATGACATTAAGTTATTGTCAGGAGCTAACAAAGTTGACCCAGTTATCTGTGCAGCAGGACGGCTTCCGTTTAAATTGGAAGAACGAGTCTACAAGAAGCTGGAGGAAATGGTAACTGAAGGAATAATAACGCCTGTTCAAGAACCCACAGAATGGGTAAGCAGAATGATGGTGGTTGGAAAACCGGATGGAGATGTCCGGATCTGTTTGGACCCATCGGAGCTTAACAAAGCAATACAACGACAGCATTTTTCGGTCCCCACTGTTGAACAGCTGTTCAGCAAACTAAGTAAAGCTCGCTATTTTTGCAGCCTGGATGCTGCTTCCGGGTTCTACCAAATTCCCTTGACTAATGAAGCGTCTTATCTTTGCACCATGGCAACACCAAAAGGTCGTTACAGGTACCTCAGGCTGCCGTTTGGGCTGAAATCGGCCCCTGAAGTTTACCTACAAACTATGTCCGACTTCTTTGGAGATTTGAATGGCGTGTTTATATACTTTGACGACTTCCTGGTGACGGGGGAGACCAAAGAAGAACTTCAAGTGAATCTACGAGCGGTTCTGGTACGTTGTCGCCTACACAACTTAAAGCTACAACTAAAGAAGTGTCGTTTCTTTCTGCAGGAGTTGCCATGGCTGGGCCATATTATTGGCCAAGGAACGCTGAAACCAGATCCGTGCAAAATAGACGCCATTGTGGAGATGCCTGATCCTTCCGGGCCGGCAGATCTCATCAGGCTGTTGGGCATGGTGACTTATCTTGATAAGTTTTGCAAGGACCTGGCCGGCTTAACCAGACCGTTACGAGACCTTCTAAAGGCGGATGCAGCGTGGGTTTGGGAAGAACCACAAAAGAAGTCCCTAGCTGATTTAAAAATAGCTCTTTCATCGCTTCCTGTTCTACGGTTGTTTAACCACTCGCTGCCTGTTGTTGTGTCAGTCGACGCGTCACCTATCGGTATTGGAGCTGTGCTACTACAGAGCGGTCAACCGATTGCATACTCGTCCACGTCCCTCACCATCACTCAAAAGCGGTATTTTCAAATCGAGAAAGAGCTGCTAGCTGTCCAGTTCGGCTTAATGAGATTTCGGCAGTACGTGTATGGTCAGTCGGTGATTGTTGAAACTGACCACAAGCCGTTAGTGGGTCTGTTAGATAAACCAATAGCGTCCTGCTCTCCGAGGATTCAAAGAATGCGGCTCCAATTACAGCGTTTCGATTTTAAGCTTGTGTACAAGCCAGGAAAAGACTTATTTATAGCAGATACGCTGAGCCGGGCTCCGTCACCTCGTCTTTTTCAAGACGACACTACGCAAGGCTGTGAAGAGCAAGTGCATGCAGTACTGGATTGTGTCATTCCTTATTCTACAACTCGAGAAAAAtttgcagcagcaacagcgGCTGACCCTACACTGATGTTAGTCAAAGAAGTTCTTGTTCGTGGTTGGCCGGAGCACAAAACACAGTGTCCAGTAGCAGCAAAGCCGTTTTGGGCGGTTCGACACAACCTGGCTGAAGTAGACGGCCTGTTACTCAACGGAGAGAGACTAGTAATTCCGCTGTCCCTACGGCAGGAAATACTAAAAGGAATCCACGACGGACATTTTGGGGAAGTCAAATGTGTTTTACGAGCCAGGTCTGCTGTGTATTGGCCAGGATGTGACGAGCAGATACGAAACATGGTGGCAAGCTGCTCAACGTGCCAAGAACACCGTCATAAAAATCCAGCTCAGCCACTGCATCCAGTAAAATTGCCGACTCATGCTTTTCAGCTAGTGTCAgctgatttatttttcttcaatggagTCAACTACATTTTAGTTGTAGACGCCTACAGCAAGTGGCCGGCTGCTGTTCCCCTTCGCTCTCTGTCTTGCGCCGCCAGCATTGCAGAAATGGAAAGAATCTTCAGTGACTTCGGATATCCAGAGGAGGTGATGACAGACAACGGATCACAGTTTGATTGTGCCGAGTTCCGAGCCTACTGTGTCACTCATAACATCCGGTCCGTCTCGTCCAGCCCGTGTTATCCACAATCAAATGGCCTGGTGGAACGCCACATACAAACAGTCAAGCGGACCATTCTTAAAATGTTCAGTGACGGTCGGTCACTATGGGAGTCGTTGGCGGCTATCCGGTCAACACCCGTGTCGTCTGACCTTCCGTCTCCGGCAGTTCTTCTCCAGGGTCGGAATCTGCGCGGTGTTCTTCCGTTTCTGCCTAATCGACTCGTTCCCCAATTTATACCAGCAGCCCTTGTCCACGAACAACTTCAGAAGCGCCAGGCAAAGGCGGCATTTCATCATGGTGGCCGACCGGACATTCGCGGATCAGCCCTGTTGGTGGGACAGAGGGTTCGAGCACTGGTGTATGGTGCGTGGCTACCAGGGTCGATACTGTCAGTATGCAAGGAACCGGACTCGTACGTGGTCGCCCTGTCTGATGGTCGGGTGTTTCGCCGAACTCGTCGAGACATCAACATTAACAATTCCACAACCGCCGGGTTTGGAATTCGTCTGCCTAGCAACTTCCGTGACACGCTGATCACCGATCGCCCGCGTGGTGTAGCACCACAAGTTGCAGCTGTTCCGGCCACCCCAAATTTTGCATCGCGAGGAGGAATGATGGAAGCGCTGCCGTCTACTCGTGCTCCCGAGGAGTCCACGCCATCACGTCGTTCCGTTGAGTCTCCAGCCGTGACCGTGAGCGGTCCAGCTCCTCCGGTAGCCAGCTCAACTAATCAGCCAACTCCTGTTGTGGCTATCACTCCTGTTCGTGGTTTCACTCGTTCTGGCCGTCCCTATCTCAAACCTTAA